The following are encoded in a window of Nocardioides houyundeii genomic DNA:
- a CDS encoding pyridoxal-phosphate dependent enzyme, which produces MAGSTYDAAGVAAREDADRTGAVFVHPFDDLRTILGQGTVAAEIADQLQGPLHTVLAPVGGGGLVAGMALWLRERRPEVRIIGVEPSGAASMTAALSAGRPVALDRVDTFVDGAAVGTVGELTFPLVRDLVDEVVTVDAGAVSTEMLELYQVEGIIAEPAGALASAAARQLSGQVPADQAVVCVVSGGNNDVSRYGEILERSLIHLGLRHYFLVSFPQEPGALRHFLADVLGADDDIVVFEYVKKNNRETGPALVGIELERSEDLAALLARMERSPLTIEQVSPGSPLFTFLM; this is translated from the coding sequence GTGGCAGGAAGCACCTACGACGCCGCGGGGGTCGCGGCGCGTGAGGACGCCGACCGTACCGGGGCGGTGTTCGTGCATCCGTTCGACGACCTGCGGACCATCCTGGGCCAGGGCACCGTGGCGGCGGAGATCGCCGACCAGCTGCAGGGCCCGCTGCACACCGTGCTAGCGCCGGTCGGCGGGGGAGGACTGGTGGCGGGCATGGCCCTGTGGCTGCGCGAGCGCCGGCCCGAGGTGAGGATCATCGGGGTGGAGCCGAGCGGTGCGGCCAGCATGACGGCCGCGTTGTCGGCAGGGCGTCCGGTGGCCCTGGACCGGGTCGACACCTTCGTGGACGGCGCCGCAGTAGGCACCGTCGGGGAGCTCACCTTCCCACTGGTGCGCGACCTCGTGGACGAGGTGGTCACGGTCGACGCGGGCGCGGTGAGCACGGAGATGCTGGAGCTCTACCAGGTGGAGGGCATCATCGCGGAGCCTGCGGGAGCGCTGGCCAGCGCGGCAGCCAGGCAGCTGTCCGGACAGGTGCCGGCCGACCAGGCAGTGGTGTGCGTGGTGTCGGGGGGCAACAACGACGTCAGCCGTTACGGGGAGATCCTCGAGCGCTCGTTGATCCACCTGGGACTGCGCCACTACTTCCTCGTCTCGTTCCCCCAGGAGCCCGGCGCGCTGCGCCACTTCCTGGCCGACGTGCTCGGGGCGGACGACGACATCGTCGTCTTCGAGTACGTCAAGAAGAACAACCGCGAGACCGGGCCCGCGCTCGTGGGCATCGAGCTCGAGCGGTCCGAGGACCTGGCTGCCCTGTTGGCCCGGATGGAGCGCAGCCCGCTCACCATCGAGCAGGTCTCGCCCGGATCGCCGCTCTTCACCTTCCTGATGTGA
- a CDS encoding pyridoxal-phosphate dependent enzyme, giving the protein MTRGEPGAAEVEAAAVRLAPVVRRTELELSPRLSATVGAPVHLKRENRQITRSYKVRGAYHLISGLTEQDRSRGVVCASAGNHGQGVAWSCARLGIEGRVYVPGSTPGRSVSASWPWGGAGRAGGGRKHLRRRGGRGA; this is encoded by the coding sequence GTGACACGAGGTGAGCCGGGTGCGGCAGAGGTCGAGGCTGCGGCGGTACGACTGGCACCCGTGGTCCGCCGTACCGAGCTGGAGCTGAGCCCGCGGCTCTCCGCGACCGTGGGGGCGCCGGTCCACCTCAAGCGCGAGAACCGGCAGATCACCCGGTCCTACAAGGTCCGCGGCGCCTACCACCTGATCAGTGGGCTCACGGAGCAGGACCGGAGCAGGGGAGTGGTCTGCGCCAGTGCCGGCAACCACGGCCAGGGCGTCGCCTGGAGCTGCGCCCGGCTGGGCATCGAGGGCAGGGTCTACGTCCCCGGCAGCACCCCCGGCAGAAGCGTCAGCGCATCGTGGCCCTGGGGAGGGGCGGGTCGAGCTGGTGGTGGCAGGAAGCACCTACGACGCCGCGGGGGTCGCGGCGCGTGA